One region of Drosophila subobscura isolate 14011-0131.10 chromosome J, UCBerk_Dsub_1.0, whole genome shotgun sequence genomic DNA includes:
- the LOC117893379 gene encoding uncharacterized protein LOC117893379, whose protein sequence is MAMHWLMLLLLPALSIRAQELPLEETGGEQAEPLRTSVLQSSLLVEFCVHYRHIPRLTYFTCRNPETSTRNGEALRAAFAAKNAQLIKSLYRSQLFVRIVQLDVLQQTGGGYGSSNTGPRRGGGRVQGPRYGFGFAQSQSQAQSHAEWLDSVLTVDALRQIVAVDLACGAPSRRFLELASAKMLYSDKFHWLLIEDFGLFNQLEAATGNHQEVLPQQAKQLQSTREEEADLQPTIEEFTEGMNLYMNTELMLAKRLSEAANYTLYDVWNPGLNYGGHVNRTEIGSFAPSQGVRLHSWYRRTSTVRRRMDMQHARVRCMVVVTNKNMTGTLMYYLTHTVSGHIDTMNRFNFNLLMAVRDMFNWTFVLSRTTSWGYVKNGRFDGMIGALIRNETDIGGAPIFYWLERHKWIDVAGRSWSSRPCFIFRHPRNTQKDRIVFLQPFTNDVWVLIMVCGVVTVCILWLLTTIEWKLVPHDGAALIKPKGGAPPRHHHQVQQQQHELEASVRPVTALSVAEELPDVTEIPKQEENSNIDPSTLWQRCYLKLNNYLKQRKAKRKAPERVGLFLESVLFFVGIICQQGLGFSTSFVSGRCIVITSLLFSFCIYQFYSASIVGTLLMEKPKTIKTLSDLVHSSLRVGMEDILYNRDYFLNTKDPVSMELYAKKITSVPTTKENEADEDEPSDPPPAAAAAGTTDPAKSYRDIVHSHETGAHAKDNSASNWMDPETGLLRVKNERFAFHVDVAAAYKIIAETFSEQAICDLTEVSMFPPQKTVCIMQKNSPMRKVISYGLRRVTETGILTYHFNVWHSRKPPCVKKIETSDLHVDMDTVSSALLILLFSYAITLMILGTEILYSKWHKRIIIRFG, encoded by the exons ATGGCAATGCATTGgttaatgctgctgctgctgcctgccctctCAATCAGGGCCCAGGAGCTGCCATTGGAGGAGACTGGCGGGGAGCAGGCGGAACCCTTGCGCACTTCTGTGCTGCAGAGCAGCCTCCTCGTAGAGTTCTGTGTGCACTACCGGCATATACCCCGGTTAACCTACTTCACGTGCCGCAATCCCGAGACCAGCACTAGGAATGGAGAGGCACTGCGTGCGGCATTTGCTGCCAAGAATGCGCAGCTGATTAAGAGCCTCTACCGGAGTCAGCTCTTTGTGCGGATTGTGCAGCTCGATGTGTTGCAACAGACGGGCGGTGggtatggcagcagcaacactggCCCCAGGCGCGGTGGTGGCCGTGTGCAGGGGCCCCGCTACGGTTTTGGTTTCGCTCAGTCACAGAGCCAGGCCCAGAGCCATGCCGAGTGGTTGGACAGCGTGCTGACGGTGGATGCCCTTAGGCAAATTGTTGCTGTGGATTTGGCATGCGGCGCCCCGAGTCGTCGCTTCCTCGAGTTG GCTTCCGCCAAGATGCTCTACAGCGACAAGTTTCACTGGCTATTGATAGAGGACTTTGGGCTGTTCAACCAGCTGGAAGCGGCAACAGGAAACCATCAAGAGGTGCTGCCACAGCAAGCCAAGCAACTGCAAAGTACAAGGGAGGAGGAAGCAGATCTTCAGCCAACTATCGAGGAGTTTACGGAGGGTATGAACTTGTATATGAACACGGAATTGATGCTGGCCAAGCGACTGTCAGAGGCAGCTAACTACACGCTGTATGATGTGTG GAACCCCGGCCTGAACTATGGTGGACATGTCAATCGAACGGAAATTGGCAGCTTCGCGCCGTCACAGGGTGTTCGATTGCACTCCTGGTATCGCAGGACATCAACGGTGCGTCGTCGCATGGACATGCAGCATGCCCGAGTCCGTTGCATGGTTGTG GTGACCAACAAGAACATGACGGGCACTCTCATGTACTACCTAACGCACACGGTGTCGGGCCACATCGATACGATGAATCGCTTCAACTTCAATCTCCTGATGGCCGTGCGAGACATGTTCAACTGGACGTTTGTCCTCTCGCGCACCACCTCCTGGGGCTACGTGAAGAACGGCAGATTCGATGGCATGATTGGGGCACTCATACGCAACGAAACGGACATTGGTGGTGCGCCGATATTCTACTGGCTGGAGCGACACAAATGGATCGATGTGGCCGGTCGCAGTTGGTCCAGTCGGCCGTGTTTCATCTTTCGGCATCCGCGAAATACCCAAAAGGATCGCATTGTGTTTCTGCAGCCCTTTACGAACGATGTTTGGGTGCTGATTATGGTCTGTGGCGTGGTGACGGTTtgtattttgtggctgctgacCACCATAGAGTGGAAATTGGTGCCACACGATGGTGCAGCATTGATCAAACCCAAGGGCGGTGCACCACCGCGACATCACCatcaagtgcagcagcagcagcacgagctgGAGGCCAGTGTGCGTCCAGTTACCGCTCTATCAGTGGCTGAGGAGCTGCCAGATGTTACAGAAATACCAAAACAAGAGGAAAACTCCAACATAGATCCCTCAACCCTCTGGCAGCGCTGCTACCTCAAGCTCAATAATTATCTAAAACAACGCAAAGCCAAGCGAAAGGCACCCGAACGCGTGGGTTTGTTCCTGGAGTCGGTTCTGTTCTTTGTGGGCATCATTTGTCAGCAGGGTTTGGGCTTCTCCACGAGCTTTGTGTCGGGTCGTTGTATTGTCATCACCAGTCTGCTGTTCTCCTTTTGCATCTATCAGTTCTATTCGGCCAGTATTGTGGGCACACTGCTCATGGAGAAGCCCAAAACAATCAAAACCCTCAGTGATTTGGTGCACAGTTCGCTGCGTGTGGGCATGGAGGATATCCTCTACAATAGGGATTACTTTTTGAACACCAAGGACCCAGTCTCCATGGAACTGTATGCCAAAAAGATCACGAGTGTCCCAACCACCAAAGAGAACGAAGCGGATGAGGATGAACCATCAGAtcccccaccagcagcagcagcggcgggcaCAACAGATCCTGCCAAATCCTACAGAGACATTGTCCATAGCCATGAGACGGGCGCACATGCCAAGGATAATTCGGCAAGCAATTGGATGGATCCCGAAACGGGTTTACTTAGAGTCAAAAATGAAC GCTTTGCCTTTCATGTGGATGTGGCGGCTGCCTATAAGATTATAGCCGAAACCTTTAGCGAGCAGGCTATATGCGATCTAACGGAGGTCAGCATGTTTCCACCACAAAAGACGGTTTGCATTATGCAAAAGAATTCACCAATGAGAAAGGTCATCTCGTATGG CCTGCGACGCGTCACCGAAACGGGCATTCTCACCTATCATTTCAATGTGTGGCACTCGCGGAAGCCGCCGTGTGTGAAGAAAATTGAAACGTCCGATTTGCAT GTCGACATGGACACCGTGAGCTCTGCTCTGTTGATTCTGCTCTTCAGCTATGCCATAACCCTCATGATTTTGGGCACAGAGATACTCTATTCCAAGTGGCATAagcgcatcatcatcaggttCGGTTGA